In a genomic window of Lepisosteus oculatus isolate fLepOcu1 chromosome 3, fLepOcu1.hap2, whole genome shotgun sequence:
- the LOC138233873 gene encoding zona pellucida sperm-binding protein 3-like: ADACLLSARLHNVSSNALKPTWVPYTSTKSAEDLLDFSLSLMSDDWSSQRSSNVFYLGDVLNIEASVTQANHQPLRLFVDSCVATLVPDQTSTPSYSFIENKGCLTDAKSTGSSSQFMPRTQDTKLQMKLDAFRFYQDARSSVST; this comes from the exons GCTGACGCCTGCCTCCTGTCTGCTAGGCTCCACAATGTGAGCAGCAATGCCCTGAAGCCCACCTGGGTCCCCTACACCTCCACCAAGTCTGCTGAGGATCTGCTGGACTTCTCCCTGAGCCTCATGAGTG ATGACTGGAGCTCCCAGAGGTCCTCCAATGTGTTCTACCTGGGGGACGTCCTGAACATCGAAGCCTCCGTCACCCAGGCCAACCACCAGCCTCTGCGGCTCTTTGTGGACAGCTGCGTGGCCACCTTGGTCCCTGACCagacctccacccccagctactCCTTCATTGAGAACAAAGG GTGCCTGACTGATGCCAAATCCACAGGCTCCAGCTCGCAGTTCATGCCAAGAACCCAGGACACCAAGCTGCAGATGAagctggatgccttcaggttctATCAGGATGCCAGGAGCTCAGTGAGTACTTGA